Proteins found in one Homalodisca vitripennis isolate AUS2020 chromosome 4, UT_GWSS_2.1, whole genome shotgun sequence genomic segment:
- the LOC124360263 gene encoding ras-related protein Rab-18A-like — MSFKLEDDVLTTLKILIIGESGVGKSSLLLRFIEDTFDPDQATTIGVDFKTTKLTIDGNTVKLAIWDTAGQERFRTLTPSYYRDAQGAILVYDVTDKQTFNKLETWLNELDTYSTKSNIVKMLVGNKIDKSNNREVSRDEGMKFAKRHATLFIESSVKTRDGVQCAFEELVQKIIQTPGLWETNTSNKTITVNGGESATETQSCVGWQCSVV, encoded by the exons ATGTCCTTTAAATTGGAAGATGATGTTTTGACAACATTGAAAATTTTGATAATAGGTGAAAGTGGGGTAGGTAAATCCAG TCTTTTGCTTCGATTTATTGAAGACACATTTGATCCAGACCAGGCAACCACAATTGGGGTAgattttaaaaccacaaaattaaCTATTGATGGAAATACTGTGAAACTAGCTATTTGG gATACTGCTGGCCAAGAGAGGTTCCGAACACTCACCCCAAGCTACTACAGAGATGCTCAAGGAGCAATTCTAGTGTACGATGTTactgataaacaaacatttaacaaGCTGGAAACTTGGCTCAATGAACTGGATACATACTCGACAAAGAGCAACATTGTTAAAATGTTGGTTGGCAACAAAATAgacaaa AGTAACAACAGAGAGGTGTCACGTGATGAGGGGATGAAGTTTGCGAAGAGACATGCAACATTGTTCATTGAGTCCAGTGTTAAAACTAGGGATGGTGTTCAATGTGCATTTGAAGAACTTGTCCAGAAG ATAATACAAACTCCTGGGCTATGGGAGACAAACACGAGcaacaaaacaataacagtgAATGGTGGTGAGTCTGCCACTGAAACACAATCGTGCGTTGGCTGGCAGTGTTCCGTAGTCTAA